One window of the Natrinema sp. CBA1119 genome contains the following:
- a CDS encoding DUF1059 domain-containing protein produces the protein MANDLQTEDGTTALEVACDTTVSGCVFRMRTEADDRERLLEITREHVKEQHGKTYSLEEIDDQHVNEVAVELEMGETNESETNND, from the coding sequence ATGGCAAACGATCTGCAAACGGAAGACGGGACGACAGCACTAGAAGTAGCGTGTGACACGACGGTTTCGGGCTGTGTCTTCCGCATGCGTACCGAGGCGGACGACAGGGAACGCTTGCTCGAAATCACGCGAGAGCACGTGAAAGAACAGCACGGGAAAACGTACTCGCTCGAGGAGATCGACGACCAACACGTGAACGAGGTCGCGGTCGAACTCGAGATGGGGGAGACGAATGAGTCTGAAACGAACAACGACTGA
- a CDS encoding transcriptional regulator translates to MSSDAHLGGDTVPDPLSDVPTECYEILRHPRRLRILEVLGTRGARLSLPELTTELIDRTDPARSNGRARHDVRITLVHNHLPRLADDEIVDWDDDGVALVDESPVHPADLSVLLELCETDRAEGLLETIVDPVRMRLLAALEDDGRPLSLEQLAARLSAHDGGPFRDPDRAAVALHHSHLPALSDVGVVDYDHESKLVTRSDDIISIVQ, encoded by the coding sequence ATGAGTTCGGACGCACACCTCGGCGGCGACACCGTGCCCGATCCACTCTCTGACGTTCCGACGGAGTGTTACGAGATTCTTCGCCATCCCCGCCGACTTCGGATCCTCGAGGTCCTCGGAACCCGGGGAGCGCGGCTCTCCCTGCCGGAACTGACGACTGAACTGATCGACCGAACGGACCCCGCTCGCTCGAATGGACGGGCGCGACACGACGTTCGCATTACCCTCGTCCACAATCACCTGCCGCGACTCGCGGACGACGAGATCGTTGACTGGGACGACGACGGCGTCGCGCTCGTGGACGAATCGCCGGTTCACCCCGCGGACCTCTCCGTCCTCCTCGAGCTATGTGAGACGGACCGCGCCGAGGGGCTGCTCGAGACGATCGTCGACCCCGTCCGGATGCGCCTGCTGGCCGCCCTCGAGGACGACGGCCGCCCGCTCTCGCTCGAGCAGCTCGCGGCTCGTCTCAGCGCACACGATGGGGGGCCGTTTCGCGATCCCGATCGGGCGGCGGTCGCGCTGCACCACTCCCACCTCCCCGCACTGTCGGACGTCGGTGTCGTCGACTACGATCACGAGTCGAAGCTAGTCACACGGTCCGACGACATCATCTCGATCGTTCAGTAG
- a CDS encoding ATP-binding protein translates to MSDLGDFGDFNGDVDSGDGAAADGAGSSTSSSGSVESGSTSSTVDETVDEFEPTTVEPSGDDVGIGAICVSQGLRVDEDGEETTLRAYVTRGNRSSIRIGSYLLAPYPDGETLFCRITGLEYSQQYHADDATEIHARRAMRTDEIDESDYKFVASLEPVAVLYDDDGELKRRMTDRVPKPQTVIRQADDTEEIKTGLKMPDDGVFLGHLSVGGEKVRTAATPPTIDYRLKDDYDAGDPLVFRHSLIAGGTGSGKTHGAKNILRQYLDDERTYPMDDGREVTPAVVQFDPQDEYAQMHDDNPDLDDEFARRLEREDIAYGGHDDTTAFVPKVSSASYAAGHHRAQQVEFTIPFAMVHDNPWLVAGSGLNDNQYGALVSVLLPRFRKQYGPEGTYEEFTTFLDDPALREELDESGRVHEATFDAVRRRVLGFGHVFDQDARPITDLVHEFVRPGGLTVVPTYHINDTRATEAIVLAVSSLIIDQKLSNDPDHDRIKETPLVLGMDEAHNFLTDADSVQAGKVINKFTEAAKQGRKERLGLFLITQDPQDIHDAVFKQINTTVVLNLGDKEAIKSVNIPSNLESKVPYMEKGQMVVYSPDNSEPVELIGLPKCLTRHGRD, encoded by the coding sequence ATGAGCGATCTGGGAGACTTCGGCGATTTCAACGGCGACGTCGACTCCGGAGACGGCGCGGCAGCCGACGGAGCCGGCTCGTCGACGTCGTCTTCGGGATCCGTCGAATCCGGAAGCACGAGTTCGACCGTCGACGAGACGGTCGACGAGTTCGAACCGACGACCGTCGAACCGAGCGGCGACGACGTCGGTATCGGCGCGATCTGCGTCTCCCAGGGGTTGCGCGTCGACGAGGACGGCGAGGAGACGACGCTACGCGCCTACGTCACCCGGGGCAACCGCTCGTCGATTCGTATCGGAAGCTACCTGCTCGCACCCTATCCCGACGGTGAGACGCTGTTCTGTCGCATTACGGGCCTTGAGTATTCCCAGCAGTACCACGCCGACGACGCGACGGAGATCCACGCCCGACGGGCGATGCGTACCGACGAAATCGACGAATCCGATTACAAGTTCGTCGCGAGCCTCGAGCCCGTGGCAGTGCTCTACGACGATGATGGCGAACTCAAACGACGGATGACCGACCGCGTGCCGAAACCGCAGACGGTGATCCGGCAGGCCGACGACACCGAGGAGATCAAGACCGGGCTGAAGATGCCCGACGACGGCGTCTTTCTGGGCCACCTCTCTGTCGGCGGCGAGAAGGTGCGGACCGCGGCCACCCCACCGACCATCGATTACCGGCTGAAAGACGATTACGACGCGGGCGATCCCCTCGTCTTCCGGCACTCCCTGATCGCCGGCGGGACCGGCTCGGGGAAGACCCACGGCGCGAAGAACATTCTCCGTCAGTACCTCGACGACGAGCGGACCTATCCGATGGACGACGGCCGCGAGGTCACCCCCGCCGTCGTCCAGTTCGATCCGCAGGACGAGTACGCCCAGATGCACGACGACAACCCCGATCTGGACGACGAGTTCGCGCGTCGCCTCGAGCGCGAGGACATCGCCTACGGCGGCCACGACGACACGACCGCCTTCGTTCCGAAGGTCAGTTCGGCGTCGTACGCCGCGGGCCACCACCGCGCCCAGCAGGTCGAGTTCACGATTCCGTTCGCGATGGTCCACGACAATCCGTGGCTGGTCGCGGGCAGCGGCTTGAACGATAACCAGTACGGCGCGCTCGTCAGCGTGCTCCTGCCGCGGTTCCGCAAGCAGTACGGCCCCGAGGGAACGTACGAGGAGTTCACCACCTTCCTCGACGACCCCGCGCTGCGCGAGGAGCTCGACGAGTCCGGTCGGGTCCACGAGGCGACCTTCGACGCGGTCCGGCGGCGCGTGCTCGGCTTCGGCCACGTCTTCGATCAGGACGCCCGGCCGATCACCGACCTGGTCCACGAGTTCGTCCGTCCCGGCGGACTCACCGTGGTCCCGACCTATCACATCAACGATACTCGAGCCACGGAGGCCATCGTCCTCGCGGTCTCCTCGCTCATCATCGACCAGAAGCTCTCGAACGACCCGGACCACGACCGGATCAAGGAGACGCCGCTCGTCCTCGGGATGGATGAGGCCCACAACTTCCTGACCGACGCCGACTCCGTGCAGGCGGGGAAGGTCATCAACAAGTTCACCGAGGCCGCCAAACAGGGCCGGAAAGAGCGTCTCGGCCTCTTTCTCATCACGCAGGACCCGCAGGATATCCACGACGCGGTCTTCAAGCAGATCAACACCACCGTCGTGTTGAACCTCGGCGACAAGGAGGCCATCAAGAGCGTAAACATTCCCAGCAACCTCGAGTCCAAAGTTCCCTACATGGAGAAGGGGCAGATGGTCGTCTACTCGCCCGATAATTCGGAACCGGTCGAACTGATCGGGCTTCCGAAGTGTCTGACCCGGCACGGCCGGGACTGA
- a CDS encoding DNA double-strand break repair nuclease NurA: MTLDPVHFDGIARLAGRIDHGTDERDRRAFAETVWAEFLDPLVYDGRTVLEPVDEQARRRVDCEAVALRDREFPTEHGLDAGTINPTTFKNGLVIDIAQAAMSTTPSDLDCHRSRTTVMTVHSNDETMTVDETWGKFDEGYSRSRAVKIPPLPRFAEGVVHALALYLAESTHALDHAEAVSDLLVLDGPLYPRGLLRWADQHPDLADFLLDDPRPTTVLENYVRLVENFVERGVPLVGFVKNPATRVLTRTLKSKRDIDVSVPWSDDSALFTRLLERGEYVDDIEGDRWERDTSALTYTNWFRSRGGVDRPLSAEGDALGVERRLEREAYEVTFFVLYDPRDDLCYRIEAPYAFTKDPEIRERLTMQLLQNVAVAHGPPTIVAKADELARISNAEKASLRETLEERFDAAQDRTYDDHRWDEQPY, translated from the coding sequence ATGACGCTCGATCCGGTCCACTTCGACGGCATCGCGCGGCTCGCAGGGCGGATCGATCACGGGACCGACGAGCGCGACCGCCGCGCATTCGCCGAGACGGTCTGGGCGGAGTTCCTCGACCCCCTAGTTTATGACGGACGGACGGTCCTTGAGCCGGTCGACGAGCAGGCGCGACGGCGGGTCGACTGCGAGGCGGTCGCATTGCGCGACCGTGAGTTCCCGACCGAACACGGCCTCGATGCGGGGACGATCAACCCGACGACGTTCAAGAACGGACTCGTCATCGACATCGCGCAGGCGGCGATGAGCACAACCCCGAGCGATCTCGACTGCCACCGGTCGCGAACGACCGTGATGACGGTCCACTCCAACGACGAGACGATGACCGTCGACGAGACGTGGGGGAAGTTCGACGAGGGGTATAGCCGAAGCCGCGCGGTCAAGATCCCGCCGCTGCCCCGCTTTGCCGAGGGCGTCGTCCACGCGCTGGCGCTGTACCTCGCCGAGAGCACCCACGCTCTCGATCACGCCGAAGCGGTCTCGGACCTGCTGGTCCTCGACGGCCCGCTGTACCCGCGGGGCCTGCTGCGCTGGGCGGACCAGCACCCCGACCTCGCCGACTTCCTCCTCGACGATCCGCGACCGACAACGGTCCTCGAGAACTACGTCCGGCTGGTCGAGAACTTCGTCGAACGCGGCGTCCCGCTCGTCGGCTTCGTCAAGAACCCCGCGACGCGCGTCCTCACGCGGACCCTGAAGTCCAAACGCGATATCGATGTGAGCGTCCCGTGGAGCGACGACTCGGCGCTGTTCACTCGCCTGCTCGAGCGCGGCGAGTACGTCGACGATATCGAGGGAGATCGCTGGGAGCGGGATACCTCGGCACTCACGTATACGAACTGGTTCCGGTCTCGAGGCGGCGTCGACCGGCCGCTGTCGGCCGAAGGCGACGCGCTGGGCGTCGAGCGACGCCTCGAGCGCGAGGCCTACGAGGTCACCTTCTTCGTCCTCTACGATCCTCGCGACGATCTCTGCTATCGGATCGAGGCACCCTATGCGTTCACGAAGGATCCGGAGATACGCGAGCGGCTGACGATGCAACTGTTACAGAACGTTGCCGTCGCCCACGGGCCACCGACGATCGTCGCGAAAGCCGACGAACTCGCCCGGATCAGCAACGCCGAGAAGGCGTCGCTCCGCGAGACGCTCGAGGAGCGCTTCGACGCGGCACAGGATCGGACCTACGACGATCATCGGTGGGACGAACAGCCCTACTGA
- a CDS encoding cohesin domain-containing protein → MAPEGEASDRDLPTSVACIAVSIGLAVLLVLSLTGVAGTAAAIDQVAILSPEQRTVETAPGETIEIDVILRSQGGHGGEGVSGVALVAQYHPDYVEITGVERGPWLEGDGTEIRTTERIAHERGTAVLEQRRDPAAGGTTGAGTIVTLTVRVADDAPAGETTISFDETDVTLTGDWPIAVVDESVTVSIDGGDEPLETFDHPDPDELNLEAEGGESENDSSGGAEAADSGDDLPVSGFTIAITLLAIALAVLRLTAARDGPPK, encoded by the coding sequence ATGGCTCCCGAAGGCGAGGCCAGTGACCGCGATCTCCCGACGAGCGTGGCTTGCATCGCTGTCAGTATCGGTCTCGCCGTCCTGCTCGTTCTCTCGCTGACGGGGGTCGCGGGAACGGCTGCCGCGATCGATCAGGTCGCGATCCTCTCGCCGGAGCAGCGGACGGTCGAGACCGCGCCCGGCGAGACGATCGAGATCGACGTTATCCTCCGGAGTCAGGGCGGCCACGGTGGCGAGGGCGTTTCGGGAGTCGCGCTGGTCGCTCAGTACCATCCCGACTACGTCGAGATCACCGGTGTCGAACGGGGACCGTGGCTCGAGGGCGACGGGACCGAAATCCGGACGACGGAACGGATCGCTCACGAACGGGGGACGGCGGTCCTCGAGCAGCGCCGCGATCCGGCCGCGGGCGGGACGACCGGAGCGGGGACGATCGTGACCCTGACCGTCCGAGTCGCCGACGACGCACCCGCCGGCGAGACGACGATTTCCTTCGACGAGACCGACGTCACTCTCACGGGCGACTGGCCGATCGCCGTCGTCGACGAATCCGTGACCGTCTCGATCGACGGTGGCGACGAACCGCTCGAGACGTTCGACCACCCCGATCCCGACGAGCTGAACCTCGAGGCCGAGGGGGGTGAGAGTGAGAACGACTCGAGTGGCGGCGCTGAAGCGGCCGATAGCGGGGATGATCTGCCCGTTTCCGGCTTTACGATCGCGATCACGCTGCTAGCCATTGCGCTCGCGGTGCTCCGGTTGACAGCCGCTCGTGACGGTCCCCCCAAATAA
- a CDS encoding HTTM domain-containing protein, producing the protein MSQASSTNARDRVTDTLDRAAGAIERRFEIDLRAIAAFRIAVGTLLIVDLLLRSRSLTAFYTDNGVLPREALFSDYSSVYSLHAISGEAWAQILLFFVAGAFALAVLVGYRTRLATIVSWLLLISLHVRNPMILNGGDIMLRMLLLWGVFLPLGERWSIDARRIERDRATVSSVGTMAVLTQVLLMYATNAIHKSRSDAWMSGNAVVEIFQADQFTILLGNAIADQVPLLRAFTHLWMVLILLSPLLIVLVGYRRAVFASLFVSMHLGMFVTIQVGLFPLISVAGLLLFYPSAVWDDLTAIATRVGITPRLHGGLIRLQRDFPQFSLPLLRSVREIVPSPAAITSRGRVLFSTVVPWLFLVLVVLANAQAVDYTEVPDPAEQVLETTHAEQSWRMFAPDPISNARWLVVPGELEDGTETDVLHGSAVDWDRPPSVDETYETSRWRKYIATMRYTSNENHRSYFANHLCGRWNATHETGVDRLTIYGLTDRAGPSEDPDIAKYELLEYDCSGEFIQND; encoded by the coding sequence ATGTCTCAGGCCTCCTCTACGAACGCGCGTGATCGAGTGACGGATACACTGGATCGGGCCGCAGGTGCGATCGAGCGGCGATTCGAGATCGATCTCCGAGCGATAGCCGCGTTCCGGATCGCGGTCGGGACGCTGCTGATCGTCGATCTATTGTTGCGCTCACGGAGCCTCACGGCGTTCTATACCGACAACGGCGTCCTTCCTCGAGAGGCGCTGTTCTCCGATTACTCGTCGGTCTACTCCCTCCACGCGATTTCCGGCGAGGCGTGGGCACAGATTCTCCTGTTTTTCGTCGCGGGCGCGTTCGCGCTCGCCGTGCTCGTCGGCTATCGGACCAGGCTCGCGACGATCGTCTCGTGGCTCCTGTTGATCTCGTTGCACGTCCGAAATCCGATGATCCTCAACGGCGGCGACATCATGTTGCGGATGCTCCTCCTCTGGGGAGTCTTCCTCCCGCTCGGAGAACGGTGGTCGATCGACGCTCGCCGGATCGAACGGGACCGGGCGACGGTGTCTTCGGTCGGAACGATGGCCGTCCTCACGCAGGTGTTGCTCATGTACGCGACCAACGCCATTCACAAGAGCAGAAGCGACGCGTGGATGTCGGGGAACGCGGTCGTCGAAATCTTTCAGGCCGATCAGTTCACGATCTTGCTCGGTAACGCCATCGCGGATCAGGTGCCGCTGTTGCGCGCGTTCACCCACCTCTGGATGGTACTCATCCTGCTCTCGCCCTTGCTCATCGTACTGGTCGGCTACCGGCGGGCGGTGTTCGCGTCGCTCTTCGTCAGCATGCACCTCGGCATGTTCGTCACGATTCAGGTCGGCCTCTTCCCACTGATCTCCGTCGCCGGACTCCTCCTGTTCTATCCGTCCGCCGTCTGGGACGACCTGACCGCGATCGCGACTCGAGTCGGGATCACGCCGCGACTCCACGGCGGCCTGATCCGGCTCCAGCGAGATTTCCCGCAGTTCTCGCTCCCACTGCTCCGATCGGTTCGGGAGATCGTCCCCTCCCCCGCCGCGATCACGTCTCGCGGTCGGGTCCTGTTCTCGACGGTCGTGCCGTGGCTCTTCCTCGTTCTCGTCGTCCTCGCCAACGCCCAGGCGGTCGACTACACCGAGGTGCCGGACCCCGCCGAACAGGTCCTCGAGACGACCCACGCCGAGCAGAGCTGGCGGATGTTCGCCCCGGACCCGATCTCCAACGCCCGGTGGCTCGTCGTACCGGGCGAACTCGAGGACGGGACGGAAACCGACGTCCTCCACGGGTCGGCCGTCGACTGGGACAGACCGCCGTCGGTCGACGAGACCTACGAGACTTCGCGGTGGCGCAAGTATATCGCGACGATGCGCTACACCAGCAACGAGAACCACCGCTCGTACTTCGCCAACCACCTGTGCGGGCGCTGGAACGCCACCCACGAGACCGGCGTCGATCGGCTCACCATCTACGGACTGACCGATCGAGCCGGCCCGTCCGAAGACCCGGACATCGCGAAGTACGAACTGCTCGAGTACGACTGCTCGGGCGAGTTCATTCAGAACGACTGA
- the gpmI gene encoding 2,3-bisphosphoglycerate-independent phosphoglycerate mutase: protein MEAALIVLDGWGLGNGGRDAVAAAETPVFDRLSESGAYGRLEVAGRRVGLPEGQMGNSEVGHLNIGAGRVVYQEYTRISDSIADGSFRENDAINGAFERARENNGRVHFVGLVSDGGVHSDHEHLHALIELAADRDVEAVTHAITDGRDTSPTGGREYLETLEEVVADHGTGDVATVSGRYYAMDRDQNWERTKRAYDAIVNREAEWTAESAVDAVEESYDRGETDEFVEPTVIESEALRASESERRSREQGGPALEDGDSVVWFNFRSDRARQLTRMLADIRPEDWADELETHPPDAEVVMLTQYDETFDLPVAYPPNQPDQVLGEVLADAGRTQLRIAESEKYAHVTYFLNGGREVEFDGEIRKIVKSPDVPTYDLQPEMSAPEVTDTAVETIESDNPDVLVLNYANPDMVGHTGDYEAAIEAVEAVDAQLGRLVEALEDAGAHVLITADHGNADDMGTEEDPHTAHTYNEVPLVYLAPDGTAGGRTVREGGTLADIAPTMLEVIDLDQPPEMTGESLLE from the coding sequence ATGGAAGCTGCGCTGATCGTCCTCGACGGCTGGGGGCTCGGTAACGGTGGCAGAGATGCGGTCGCCGCGGCCGAGACGCCGGTCTTCGATCGACTGTCGGAATCGGGCGCGTACGGACGGCTCGAGGTCGCGGGCCGACGCGTCGGACTGCCCGAGGGCCAGATGGGCAACAGCGAGGTCGGCCACCTCAACATCGGTGCGGGGCGCGTCGTCTATCAGGAGTACACCCGGATTTCGGACTCGATCGCGGACGGCTCCTTTCGGGAGAACGACGCGATAAACGGGGCGTTCGAGCGGGCTCGCGAGAATAACGGGCGCGTCCACTTCGTCGGGCTCGTCAGCGACGGCGGCGTCCACTCCGATCACGAGCACCTCCACGCGCTGATCGAACTGGCGGCCGACCGGGACGTCGAGGCGGTCACCCACGCGATCACCGACGGGCGGGACACCTCGCCGACCGGCGGTCGAGAGTATCTCGAGACGCTCGAGGAGGTCGTCGCCGACCACGGCACGGGCGACGTCGCGACGGTCTCCGGCCGCTACTACGCGATGGACCGCGACCAGAACTGGGAGCGGACGAAGCGGGCCTACGACGCCATCGTGAACCGCGAGGCCGAGTGGACCGCCGAGTCGGCCGTCGACGCCGTCGAGGAATCGTATGACCGCGGCGAGACCGACGAGTTCGTCGAGCCCACCGTGATAGAGAGCGAGGCGCTACGCGCCTCGGAGAGCGAACGGCGAAGCCGTGAGCAGGGCGGGCCGGCGCTCGAGGACGGCGATTCGGTCGTCTGGTTCAACTTTCGCTCCGATCGGGCGCGGCAATTGACTCGGATGCTCGCCGATATCCGGCCCGAAGACTGGGCCGACGAACTCGAGACGCACCCGCCGGACGCAGAAGTCGTGATGCTGACCCAGTACGACGAGACGTTCGACCTCCCCGTGGCCTACCCGCCGAACCAGCCCGACCAGGTGCTGGGCGAGGTGCTGGCCGACGCGGGCCGGACCCAGCTCCGGATCGCCGAATCCGAGAAGTACGCCCACGTCACCTACTTCCTCAACGGCGGCCGCGAGGTCGAGTTCGACGGCGAAATCCGGAAAATCGTCAAGAGCCCCGATGTGCCGACCTACGACCTGCAGCCGGAGATGAGCGCGCCCGAAGTGACGGACACGGCCGTTGAGACTATCGAGTCGGACAACCCCGACGTGCTCGTTCTCAACTACGCCAATCCGGACATGGTCGGCCACACCGGCGACTACGAGGCCGCGATCGAGGCCGTCGAAGCCGTCGACGCGCAACTGGGTCGCCTGGTGGAGGCGCTCGAGGACGCCGGCGCACACGTCCTCATCACCGCAGACCACGGCAACGCCGACGATATGGGAACCGAGGAGGATCCCCACACCGCGCACACGTACAACGAGGTTCCACTGGTTTACCTCGCTCCCGACGGCACCGCAGGGGGGCGGACGGTCCGCGAGGGCGGCACCCTCGCAGACATCGCGCCGACGATGCTCGAGGTCATCGACCTCGACCAGCCCCCCGAGATGACCGGCGAGTCGCTGCTCGAGTGA